The window ATGGCAACCGATATGCTGCTTGAACTCGAAACACTTAATTGTCTGCCGCAGCATTATTACATCATTGAAGTCAGTCCCGATCTGCAACAGCGACAACGTGAGACTTTGCTGAACCGTGCTCCGCATTTGCAAGCGTTCGTCAGCTGGCTGGATAAACTACCGCAGAGTTTTCATGGTGTGGTGCTGGCTAATGAAGTCATTGATGCGATGCCGGTGCATCTGCTGCAGTTTGATGGCGCCGAGTTTGGTGAGCGTTATGTTGCGTGGGAGGCGGAGACGTTTGTCTGGGTGGATGGCCCGCTAAGTACAGTGGAGTTGCAACAAGCGATTGTCCATTTAAAAAATGAAATAGCCGATGAATTAGATTTTGGCTACATTACTGAAATCAATCTTGCGCTGAATGGCTGGATCGCCGCGCTAGGCAATATGCTGACGGCAGGCGCTGTGCTGCTGATCGATTACGGCTTTCCGCGTCACGAGTATTATCATCCCGATCGCAACACCGGCACGCTGATGTGCCACTATCGGCATCGTTCGCATCCCGATCCTTTCGTCTGGCCGGGATTGCAGGATATCACCGCCCATGTTGATTTTACGGCGGTGGCTGAGGCAGCGGATGCCGCCAGTTTGGATGTCGCGGGTTATACCAGCCAGGCGCAATTCCTGCTTGGCTGCGGATTGGGTGAAATATTGCAGCAAGCCGCAACGGATGATGTGCGCACGCATTTGACTATGACCCAGGCGGTAAAAAAACTCACGCTGCCGAGCGAGATGGGCGAGTTGTTCAAGGTGATGGCATTGACGCGTAGCGTTGACTTGATGTTGCAGGGGTTTTCAGTGCAGGACCGGCGGCACAGACTTTAAAGTCGTCCGCGGGGTGTTATTTGGCATGTGTGGCTGTGACAAATTATTTTGACTGAGATGGTGCAGGAGACTGGCATCACAGTTTGTTTTATATTACTCGTGCCCGGTCTTCTGATCTTTTGATGACTCGGGTAGTATTCGTTTCCAGTGCTTGTCGTCTCTGAAAACCTCATGTTTTGCCCATGATGCAAACTCCGCGCGTGTAATACAGCCCGTGGATCTTTTGCCGGAACCAGCGACGGTCTTGTAAATTACCTTGCGTGCTGCAGGATCGGGTTCGCTGGATTCGTCGACAATCTGGCGCACGGACCAATCGTCGCCATAACAACCGTTGCTGTAATAGCCACCTAAGTGAAGTTGTGTCGCCTGCATATGTCCTTGGGCGCGTGCCTTGGTGACCAGCTCATAGATCAGGAGTAAATCGTCCTCTGTAACATCAACAAAGGAGTTGATTTCTTTCAACGCGTTCAAAAAATCCTCGTGTGAGATGGATTCCTGTGTCGCCGCTGACGCTGTATGTTTTTTCTCCCTTCCCCAGAATGCTGGATAGCGACGCCAGGGAAAAAAAGCATTGAAGACGATAGCGCAGACGAGAATGGCGACCACATTTAACATGACTGGGGAGAGAACGAATTGATAGCCTAAGTCATGCAGTGCAGGGCCGCCGATCACCGCCGTGAGCGCGGTAGCACCGCCGGGTGGATGAATGCAGCGGAGGTAATGCATCAACAATATCGCCAACGCTACTGCCGTGGCGCCGGCCAAAAAAGTATTGGGAATGGTCTGTGCACAGACAACGCCGACCAATGCGGATATGAAGTGGCTCGCGACCAGGGGCCAGGGTTGCGACAAGACCCCATGAGGAACAGCAAACAGGAGTACCGCTGAGGCACCCATGGAAGCAGTGATGAAAAGCGCATCAGTGCCGTTGAGGGAATGCCGGCTGATGACAGCAACGACGAAGATTCCTAGGAATCCGCCGAGGGCGGAAACAAATTTTTCCTTGTGGCTAAGCGTGCCTCCTTGTACCCCCAGGAGATGCAACCAATGACGCAGGTGTTTTGTTGGTGACATCTTTTGTCCTGGATGAATCAAGCAAGCAGTTGCGGTGCCTGGATAGATAAAATGTATAATAAATATTACTTTATATGGTCTACAAGAACAAGCGCGAAGGGTTGTCACCGTGTTTCATAAACCTTTTGTAAATAAAGGCGATGCTTTATGTTCAGTTTTTGGTTGTCTGGCAGAGGGTGTTTCTGAAGCTGAAAACAATGATCGGTGGCATCTTCTGTGATTGAGGGTATCCTGATCTTATTTCCTCCTGCTGTTTGTGGGAGGGCCAGGGCAAGAGTGAAATACACATCACCAAGTTTGAATTCGGATCATCATGTCATCCCAGCATCACGTACCAACAGTTGCCATTATCGGCGGCGGCCCCGCGGGGCTGATGGCCGCAGAAGTATTGATCAACGCAGGTCTGTGCGTGGATCTTTACGATGCCATGCCCTCGCTCGGCCGCAAATTTCTGATGGCAGGTAAGGGTGGCATGAACATCACTCACTCCGAGCCCTACGATGTATTCATCACGCGTTACGGTGCGCGTCAAGCCATACTCAAACCAATATTGGATCGCTTCCCGCCGGATGATCTGCGTGCCTGGGCGCAAGGACTGGGCGTTGAAACTTTTGTCGGCAGTTCGCGGCGCGTGTTTCCAAAAGATTTCAAGGCCGCGCCGCTGTTGCGCGCCTGGTTGCATCGGCTGCGTGAGGCGGGTGTCAGGTTTCATGTGCGTCATCGCTGGTGTGGCTGGAATGCTAACGGTGAGCTGCGCTTTCAAACGCCTGCGGGTGAAAGCTGTGTGCAGGCCGACGCCGTCATTCTGGCCTTAGGCGGTGGCAGTTGGGCCAAGCTAGGATCAGATGGTAGTTGGGTGTCTTTGTTGCAGGCTAATGGCGTTGAAGTGGCACCGCTGCGCCCGGCGAATTGCGGTTTTGATATCGGCTGGAGCGAACACTTCCGCGAACGGTTTGCCGGTGAGGCAATCAAATCGGTTGTCGCCACGTTTACCGATGCCGATGGCGATTGCCGTCAGCAAGGTGAGTTGATGGTCACTGCCACCGGTCTTGAAGGCGGATTGATTTATGCACTATCAGCCAGGTTGCGTGATGCCATTGACAATCAAGGCGCAGCGACGTTGCTGCTCGATCTGGCGCCAGATCAAGAGTTATCGCAATTGACGCAACAACTGGCCAAGCCGCGCGGCAGTCATTCACTGGCGAAGCATTTACGCAGCCGCGCCGGGATTGAAGGCGTCAAGGCGGGATTACTGCGTGAAGTACTTACTCCGGAACAATTAAACAATCCCGTTGTCCTATCGGCAGCGATCAAGGCGCTGCCACTGCAATTGAAGTCTGCACGCCCGCTCGACGAAGCCATCAGCAGCGCGGGCGGCGTACGCTTCGAAGCGTTGGATGAGCGATTAATGATCCGCGCCCACCCGGGCGTATTTTGTGCCGGTGAAATGCTTGATTGGGAAGCGCCTACGGGGGGCTATCTGTTTACCGCCAGCTTTGCCACTGGTCGCGCCGCCGGGCAAGGGGTGCTGGCATGGTTGGCAGATTTTTAGCGCTGTAAGCAAAGTGAAATGAGTTGGGTGCTATAATGCGCTCGCAATGAGAATTGCCTGGCATCCAGCAGGATGTTCGGGGTAGGGGAGTGACAAGGTTAGGGTATGGGTAGTATGAATATTAAAGCATTATTCGGTTTTATCTTCTTAGTAACAATTTCTGCAACAGCCACGGCATCAGTCGTCACCGATCTGGAAACAGGACTTCAGGCTTATCATGAAGGCGATTGCCGGACGGCCCTGAATCTGTGGACGCCTCTGGCAAAAAACGGTATTCCCGAGGCCGAGAATGATCTTGGACTACTCTACCTCAATGGTTGTGGCGTGCCGCGCGATTATCCTACCGCCGCGCAGTGGTTCCGTGAGGCTGCACTACAGGGGTTACCGCAGGCGGCGACTACGCTGGGCGCGATGTATGCCGAGGGGCGAGGCATTGTCAAAGACTATAACCGCGCCTTTGAGTGGTTCTCTTATGCCGCAGATCAGGGTTACCCTGAGGCGCAATACGATATCGGCATGATGTACGTCGAGGGGGTTGGTGTTTCCCAAAATTATGAACGCGCCCTGAAGTGGTTTCACAAGGCGTCCGTGCAAGGATATGTCGAAGCCCAGCACATGGAGCAGCAGTTGATTCATGATGGTTTAGGATTGGAGCATATTCCTTTTCCCAGAACCTACGTATGGTCGCAGCTGGGATAACTGCATCAACGTTAAAATTTTTCTGGCGATTTGACGTAATCTTAATAGAGAAATGCAATATTACGTTGGAAAGTTGTTATGAGTACACCTCGTTTTCTGCCCATATTTTTGTGCACGATTTTCTCTTTCGGTAATGCGCTTGCCGAAGATGCGGCTGCGTTCGTTGGAGCGGTGCATCCGCCTCTGGTGGCAGGATGCAAAGAGCAAATCTCGCGCACGATTTATACCGATCAAAAAGGCACGGTGCTCAGTTTCAGCTATGTCGAGTGCACTGCCGGTAATTCGCTGTGGTTTAACAAATTCGATGGCCGGAAAAACGGAGTTGCCACCTGGAAAGTGCAGGACGCAGAAACCGTAACGCTATTGCCGCATCAGACATTTCTGGATATCGGTTGCCACGGCAAGACGCGGCCCGATGATTATGTCGTGGCCGTGGGCACCTGGGTGAAGCGCGGCGCAGGTGGTTATCTCACCGAGATTACAGCAGCCTGGGCATTGGACACCGAAAAACTCAAGCTGGTTGAGTTGACGCCGGGCACGGTTAGTTGTGTGGTTGAGCAGTATTAGAGTTGGTGAAATCTATTTTAGTCTATGTGTACGACTCTTCTACCTGTCTTAATTGATCAAGCCAGGTCCACAATTTTGGAAATGAATATTCTCTCGGGATTGGATTATTGCAGATAAACTGTGCGTTCAAATATTGATTTATGTATGCTTCACCGGTTCTTCTGGGGTGATTGGCTATCCAAGAGTCATAAAAAGATGGATGTGTTTCGTAGTGGTGGGTATGAATAAAAGGCTCCCATGTGTTGCACAAATCATCTTCACTTCTAATATCGATAATTTCCGTTTGCTCCATTTCTCTATGATTTACATCACCCCAAGCAGATTTCATTAAATCAATTGCACTAACATCTGACTGTGGTGCACCGTAGCCAAAGATAGTAATCATAAAAGCACTTTGTAAATGATGATTAAGCTTTTTCCACTGCAAAGAAATGAAACCATTCAAGTGATAATTCTTCTCTGCAATGGGGTATAGAAGTTTTGTCGGTGCAAGAACACAGCCGCACTTGCTACACCTACTTCCATTTATTCCTGCGACCTTGTCTTTTTCGCAATATCCAACCCCGGCATTGCCATGAAGAAATAGTAGACGTGGTAACTTAAATTTTTGTGTGTTCCTGTGGTGCGCCAGCGACAAAAGCGGATCCCAGTTAAAAGTTGCAACAACGTCCTTTTCTCGGAGAGATAGTAGTAAG is drawn from Gammaproteobacteria bacterium and contains these coding sequences:
- a CDS encoding SAM-dependent methyltransferase, yielding MELALYAPGLGYYVAGARKFGEAGDYVTAPEISPLFARCLARQCRQVLDQIEGGDILEFGAGSGAMATDMLLELETLNCLPQHYYIIEVSPDLQQRQRETLLNRAPHLQAFVSWLDKLPQSFHGVVLANEVIDAMPVHLLQFDGAEFGERYVAWEAETFVWVDGPLSTVELQQAIVHLKNEIADELDFGYITEINLALNGWIAALGNMLTAGAVLLIDYGFPRHEYYHPDRNTGTLMCHYRHRSHPDPFVWPGLQDITAHVDFTAVAEAADAASLDVAGYTSQAQFLLGCGLGEILQQAATDDVRTHLTMTQAVKKLTLPSEMGELFKVMALTRSVDLMLQGFSVQDRRHRL
- a CDS encoding HPP family protein, which translates into the protein MSPTKHLRHWLHLLGVQGGTLSHKEKFVSALGGFLGIFVVAVISRHSLNGTDALFITASMGASAVLLFAVPHGVLSQPWPLVASHFISALVGVVCAQTIPNTFLAGATAVALAILLMHYLRCIHPPGGATALTAVIGGPALHDLGYQFVLSPVMLNVVAILVCAIVFNAFFPWRRYPAFWGREKKHTASAATQESISHEDFLNALKEINSFVDVTEDDLLLIYELVTKARAQGHMQATQLHLGGYYSNGCYGDDWSVRQIVDESSEPDPAARKVIYKTVAGSGKRSTGCITRAEFASWAKHEVFRDDKHWKRILPESSKDQKTGHE
- a CDS encoding TIGR03862 family flavoprotein, encoding MSSQHHVPTVAIIGGGPAGLMAAEVLINAGLCVDLYDAMPSLGRKFLMAGKGGMNITHSEPYDVFITRYGARQAILKPILDRFPPDDLRAWAQGLGVETFVGSSRRVFPKDFKAAPLLRAWLHRLREAGVRFHVRHRWCGWNANGELRFQTPAGESCVQADAVILALGGGSWAKLGSDGSWVSLLQANGVEVAPLRPANCGFDIGWSEHFRERFAGEAIKSVVATFTDADGDCRQQGELMVTATGLEGGLIYALSARLRDAIDNQGAATLLLDLAPDQELSQLTQQLAKPRGSHSLAKHLRSRAGIEGVKAGLLREVLTPEQLNNPVVLSAAIKALPLQLKSARPLDEAISSAGGVRFEALDERLMIRAHPGVFCAGEMLDWEAPTGGYLFTASFATGRAAGQGVLAWLADF
- a CDS encoding sel1 repeat family protein — protein: MNIKALFGFIFLVTISATATASVVTDLETGLQAYHEGDCRTALNLWTPLAKNGIPEAENDLGLLYLNGCGVPRDYPTAAQWFREAALQGLPQAATTLGAMYAEGRGIVKDYNRAFEWFSYAADQGYPEAQYDIGMMYVEGVGVSQNYERALKWFHKASVQGYVEAQHMEQQLIHDGLGLEHIPFPRTYVWSQLG